Proteins from a genomic interval of Caulobacter sp. NIBR1757:
- a CDS encoding deoxyribodipyrimidine photo-lyase — MTTPRTNAPTLLWLRQDLRLADNPALQAAEGPVIPVYILDETGGVRPMGGASLWWLDKSLAALAAGLEARGSRLILRRGPAARVLAELIEETGASAVHWNRLYDAGTIARDKAIKTDLTAGGIRCLSCNGGLLNEPWDIETGTGGPYKVYTPYWRAARQRVGDFVLHGAPQALEAPTTWPASDRLADWGLHPSRPDWSTGFDWTPGEAGAHEALHDFLDGPVRDYATDRDRPDRAGTSRLSPHLHFGEIGPRQVWRAAQDAAARGAAGSQVDRFLAELGWREFNHHLAFHWPDLATRNFKPEWDQFRWQSDEAAFEAWAMGQTGFPIVDAGMRELWATGFMHNRVRMIVASFLIKDLLIDWRRGEQWFWDCLVDADAAQNAANWQWVAGSGADASPWFRIFNPMTQGQKFDPDGAYVRQWVPELRNLPTTVIHAPWTAVSEVLAQAGIQLGRDYPKPMVDHGQARDRALEAYAALRAVPRETEPS; from the coding sequence GTGACTACGCCAAGGACCAATGCCCCGACCCTGCTCTGGCTGCGCCAGGACCTGCGCCTGGCCGACAACCCGGCCCTGCAGGCGGCGGAAGGTCCGGTGATCCCGGTCTACATCCTCGACGAGACGGGCGGCGTGCGGCCAATGGGCGGCGCCTCGCTGTGGTGGCTGGACAAGTCGCTGGCCGCGCTGGCTGCCGGCCTGGAAGCGCGCGGGTCGCGGCTGATCCTGCGCCGGGGGCCAGCGGCGCGGGTGCTGGCCGAGTTGATCGAGGAGACGGGCGCTTCGGCCGTGCACTGGAACCGGCTGTATGACGCCGGGACCATCGCCCGCGACAAGGCCATCAAGACGGACCTGACCGCGGGCGGGATCAGATGCCTGTCCTGCAATGGCGGCTTGCTGAACGAGCCCTGGGACATCGAGACCGGCACGGGCGGGCCCTACAAGGTCTACACCCCCTACTGGCGGGCGGCGCGGCAGCGGGTCGGCGACTTCGTCCTGCATGGCGCCCCGCAGGCCCTCGAAGCGCCGACGACCTGGCCGGCGTCCGACCGGCTGGCGGACTGGGGGCTTCATCCCAGCCGGCCCGACTGGTCCACAGGCTTCGACTGGACGCCCGGCGAGGCCGGCGCCCATGAGGCGCTGCACGATTTTCTCGATGGCCCGGTGCGCGACTACGCAACTGACCGCGACCGGCCTGACCGGGCCGGAACCTCCCGACTGTCCCCTCACCTGCATTTCGGCGAGATCGGGCCGCGTCAGGTCTGGCGGGCGGCGCAGGACGCGGCGGCGCGCGGCGCCGCCGGGAGCCAGGTCGACAGGTTCCTCGCCGAGCTCGGCTGGCGGGAGTTCAACCATCACCTGGCGTTCCACTGGCCTGACCTGGCGACCAGGAACTTCAAGCCCGAATGGGATCAGTTCCGTTGGCAGAGCGACGAGGCGGCCTTCGAGGCCTGGGCCATGGGCCAAACGGGGTTCCCGATCGTTGATGCGGGCATGAGGGAACTTTGGGCCACCGGCTTCATGCACAACCGCGTGCGCATGATCGTCGCCAGCTTCCTGATCAAAGACCTGCTGATCGATTGGCGGCGCGGCGAGCAGTGGTTCTGGGACTGCCTGGTCGATGCCGACGCCGCCCAGAACGCCGCCAACTGGCAGTGGGTGGCCGGCAGCGGAGCTGACGCCTCGCCCTGGTTCCGCATCTTCAACCCGATGACCCAAGGCCAGAAGTTCGATCCGGACGGGGCCTATGTCCGCCAATGGGTCCCTGAATTGCGAAACCTGCCGACCACGGTCATCCATGCACCGTGGACGGCCGTATCTGAAGTACTTGCCCAGGCTGGCATCCAGCTTGGCCGGGATTACCCGAAGCCCATGGTCGATCATGGCCAGGCTCGGGATCGTGCGCTGGAAGCTTACGCGGCCTTGAGAGCCGTGCCTCGGGAGACGGAACCCTCGTGA
- the rfaE2 gene encoding D-glycero-beta-D-manno-heptose 1-phosphate adenylyltransferase, whose amino-acid sequence MDLAGLQKLLDAVVGARVACVGDVMVDRFVYGDVSRTSPEAPVPVLALGRETAMLGGAGNVARNVAALGGKAALAGLIGDDAAGKEALRMISAEAGMESHLISDPGRPTTVKTRYVASGQQLLRVDSEDASPAVRDTEKKIADSARYAAEGAGAILLSDYGKGAVTQKVIEACLEARARGAVLIVDSKARSFARYGAADIVKPNASELARATDLPTETDEEVEAALKHALELSRCKAVLVTRAAKGMSLAVRGEGVRHYPGRPREVFDVSGAGDTALAALGLALAAGQSMDDAVSFALLASGVVVGKAGTATATPRELVEAEIAAHLAPAEAKLASPAQMAQQAADWRKQGLKVGFTNGCFDILHKGHVAYLAQARAWCDRLIVAVNSDASVRALKGEGRPVNDLESRAMVLAGLAGVDLVTAFDEDTPLKLIEAARPDVLIKGADYTVEGVVGHELVQGWGGEVKLAPLVDGYSTTAAIARMTGKDT is encoded by the coding sequence ATGGATCTGGCCGGCCTTCAGAAACTCCTCGACGCCGTCGTCGGCGCCCGCGTGGCCTGTGTGGGCGACGTGATGGTCGATCGCTTCGTCTACGGGGACGTCAGCCGCACGAGCCCGGAGGCGCCGGTGCCCGTGCTGGCGCTGGGGCGTGAGACGGCCATGCTCGGCGGGGCCGGCAATGTGGCCCGCAACGTCGCCGCCCTCGGCGGCAAGGCGGCCCTGGCCGGCTTGATCGGCGACGACGCGGCCGGCAAGGAGGCGCTGCGGATGATCAGCGCCGAGGCCGGCATGGAGTCCCACCTGATCTCCGACCCGGGCCGGCCGACCACGGTGAAGACCCGCTACGTCGCCTCCGGCCAGCAGCTGCTGCGGGTCGATTCGGAAGACGCCTCGCCGGCCGTCCGCGACACCGAGAAGAAGATCGCCGATTCCGCCCGCTATGCCGCCGAGGGCGCCGGGGCCATCCTGCTGTCTGACTACGGCAAGGGCGCCGTCACCCAGAAGGTCATCGAGGCCTGCCTCGAGGCCCGCGCCAGGGGCGCCGTGCTGATCGTCGATTCCAAGGCCCGCAGCTTCGCCCGCTACGGCGCCGCCGACATCGTCAAGCCGAACGCCAGCGAACTGGCCCGCGCCACCGACCTGCCGACCGAGACCGACGAGGAGGTCGAGGCGGCCCTGAAGCACGCCCTGGAACTCAGCCGCTGCAAGGCGGTGCTGGTCACCCGCGCGGCCAAGGGCATGTCCCTCGCGGTGCGCGGCGAGGGGGTGAGGCACTACCCCGGCCGGCCCCGCGAAGTGTTCGACGTCTCCGGCGCCGGCGACACCGCGCTGGCCGCGCTCGGTCTGGCCCTGGCCGCCGGCCAGTCGATGGACGACGCGGTCAGCTTCGCCTTGCTGGCTTCGGGCGTGGTGGTCGGCAAGGCCGGCACCGCCACCGCCACCCCGCGCGAACTGGTCGAGGCCGAGATCGCTGCCCACCTGGCCCCCGCCGAGGCCAAGCTGGCCAGCCCGGCGCAGATGGCCCAGCAGGCCGCCGACTGGCGCAAACAGGGCCTCAAGGTCGGCTTCACCAACGGCTGCTTCGACATCCTGCACAAGGGCCACGTCGCCTACCTGGCCCAGGCCCGCGCCTGGTGTGACCGCCTGATCGTGGCCGTGAACAGCGACGCTTCCGTGCGGGCCCTCAAGGGCGAGGGCCGGCCGGTCAACGACCTGGAGAGCCGGGCCATGGTGCTGGCCGGCCTCGCGGGCGTCGACCTGGTCACCGCCTTCGACGAGGACACCCCCCTCAAGCTGATCGAGGCCGCCCGGCCCGACGTGCTGATCAAGGGCGCCGACTACACCGTCGAGGGCGTGGTCGGCCACGAACTGGTGCAGGGCTGGGGCGGCGAGGTGAAGCTCGCCCCGCTGGTCGACGGCTATTCGACCACCGCCGCTATCGCCCGCATGACCGGGAAGGACACCTGA
- the rfaD gene encoding ADP-glyceromanno-heptose 6-epimerase, protein MTRRIVFITGGAGFIGSNLVARLCEDPSLDVVVCDWLGTADGGKWKNIAKHPIGDFVPPEEMFDWLEKRWRDIECVIHMGAISSTTEPDADKIMQTNFCLSRDLYRWCADRQRRFIYASSAATYGDGVTGFDDNDDLDSLKALQPLNAYGWSKALFDVFAARQAARDYKPPQWVGLKFFNVYGPNEHHKDSMKSVAAQIFPKVKSGHTVQLFKSHNPDYADGGQLRDFVYVRDVADVIAWLVETPSVNGIYNLGSGQARSFSEMAQAVFKAAGKAPLIDYVDMPYGIRDKYQYFTQARMDRLREAGYPGQFTPLEDGITEYVTKYLAASDSYR, encoded by the coding sequence ATGACCCGCCGTATCGTCTTCATCACCGGCGGGGCCGGCTTCATCGGCTCCAACCTCGTCGCCCGCCTGTGCGAGGACCCGAGCCTCGACGTCGTCGTCTGCGACTGGCTGGGCACGGCCGACGGCGGCAAGTGGAAGAACATCGCCAAGCACCCGATCGGCGACTTCGTGCCGCCGGAAGAGATGTTCGACTGGCTGGAGAAGCGCTGGCGCGACATCGAGTGCGTCATCCACATGGGCGCCATCAGTTCGACCACCGAGCCCGACGCCGACAAGATCATGCAGACCAACTTCTGCCTGAGCCGCGACCTCTACCGCTGGTGCGCCGACCGCCAGCGCCGGTTCATATACGCCAGCAGCGCCGCGACCTACGGCGACGGCGTCACCGGCTTCGATGACAACGACGATCTGGACTCGCTCAAGGCCCTCCAGCCGCTGAACGCCTACGGCTGGTCCAAGGCCCTGTTCGACGTCTTCGCCGCCCGCCAGGCGGCGCGGGACTACAAGCCGCCGCAATGGGTCGGGCTGAAGTTCTTCAATGTCTACGGCCCCAACGAGCACCACAAGGACAGCATGAAGTCGGTGGCCGCCCAGATCTTCCCGAAGGTGAAGTCCGGCCACACCGTGCAGCTGTTCAAGAGCCATAACCCGGACTACGCCGACGGTGGCCAATTGCGCGATTTCGTCTACGTCCGCGACGTCGCCGACGTCATTGCCTGGCTGGTGGAGACCCCGTCGGTCAACGGCATCTACAACCTCGGCTCCGGCCAGGCCCGCAGCTTCTCGGAGATGGCCCAGGCGGTGTTCAAGGCGGCCGGCAAGGCGCCCCTGATCGACTACGTCGACATGCCCTACGGCATCCGCGACAAGTACCAGTACTTCACCCAGGCCCGCATGGACCGCCTGCGCGAGGCCGGCTACCCGGGCCAGTTCACGCCGCTTGAGGATGGCATCACCGAGTATGTGACCAAGTACCTGGCGGCGTCTGACTCCTATCGCTGA
- a CDS encoding DUF3089 domain-containing protein, translating to MGLSLVLGLAWMVWGVDVLRASLDPRVPFQTYDPPGRPYYDQPRAWALIPKAPDKPRIDDPAADVFFIHPTTYDGGDHWNAPFRDSKATRLTREVMLPNYAGPFAKAGRVFAPHYRQASLYAQLTLREDAREARAFAYDDVRDAFRQWKAKYGGQRPFILVGVEQGGLLAARLLAEEIAADPALMKRMAAAYFIETVVPADAYGPTHPPAACTARYQAGCVLAWKSAGAVERGRIKERSLGWTPSGTLVNLAGRMPLCVNPLTGTATTEEALERANLGAANASGLAWGERPPLIARAVHARCDEGILKVSRPKSGALRRSGGWADRLRMPPYNLFYGDLEADSQARVAALLGVPEGAKAAPPISQSISVGTVPTHRID from the coding sequence GTGGGGCTCAGCCTTGTGCTGGGGCTTGCCTGGATGGTCTGGGGCGTCGATGTCCTGCGCGCCTCCCTCGATCCCCGCGTGCCGTTCCAGACCTACGATCCGCCGGGGAGGCCCTACTATGATCAACCGCGCGCCTGGGCGCTGATCCCCAAGGCGCCGGACAAGCCCCGCATCGACGACCCGGCCGCCGATGTCTTCTTCATCCACCCGACCACCTATGACGGCGGTGACCACTGGAACGCCCCGTTCCGCGATTCGAAGGCCACCCGCCTGACCCGCGAGGTCATGCTGCCCAACTACGCCGGGCCGTTCGCCAAGGCGGGGAGGGTGTTCGCCCCCCACTACCGCCAGGCCAGCCTCTACGCCCAGCTGACCCTGCGCGAGGACGCCCGCGAGGCGCGGGCCTTCGCCTATGACGACGTCCGCGACGCCTTCCGGCAGTGGAAGGCGAAGTACGGAGGGCAGCGGCCGTTCATCCTGGTCGGGGTGGAGCAGGGCGGCCTGCTGGCGGCCCGGCTGCTGGCCGAGGAGATCGCGGCCGATCCCGCCCTGATGAAGCGGATGGCGGCCGCCTATTTCATCGAGACCGTCGTCCCGGCCGACGCCTATGGCCCGACCCATCCGCCGGCCGCCTGCACGGCGCGGTATCAGGCCGGCTGCGTGCTGGCCTGGAAGTCGGCCGGGGCGGTCGAGCGGGGGCGGATCAAGGAGCGCTCGCTGGGCTGGACGCCGAGCGGAACCCTGGTGAACCTCGCCGGCCGCATGCCGCTCTGCGTCAACCCGCTGACCGGTACGGCGACCACGGAGGAGGCGCTGGAACGCGCCAATCTCGGCGCCGCCAATGCGTCCGGCCTGGCCTGGGGCGAGCGCCCGCCGCTGATCGCCCGGGCTGTGCACGCCAGATGCGACGAGGGCATCCTGAAGGTCTCCAGGCCCAAGTCCGGCGCCCTGCGGCGGAGCGGCGGTTGGGCCGACCGCCTGCGGATGCCGCCCTACAACCTGTTCTACGGCGACCTGGAAGCGGACTCGCAGGCCCGGGTCGCGGCGCTGCTTGGCGTGCCGGAAGGCGCCAAGGCGGCGCCGCCGATCAGCCAGTCGATCTCGGTCGGCACGGTGCCGACCCACAGGATCGACTAG
- a CDS encoding DUF6285 domain-containing protein, whose protein sequence is MITQPTSIELIESVIKFIEERAAPQLKDRDAFHARVAVNALAAIKREIAGGQAAEDAQTARMVALLGHDGDWATLNTELCGKIRDGEISPTDPALLAHLKASTIDQVRIDQPQYAGLKTLAG, encoded by the coding sequence ATGATCACCCAGCCGACCAGCATCGAACTGATCGAAAGCGTCATCAAGTTCATCGAGGAACGCGCCGCGCCGCAGCTGAAAGACCGCGACGCCTTCCACGCCCGGGTGGCGGTCAACGCCCTGGCCGCCATCAAGCGCGAGATCGCCGGCGGCCAGGCGGCCGAGGATGCCCAGACGGCGCGGATGGTCGCGTTGCTCGGCCATGACGGCGACTGGGCGACGCTGAACACCGAACTCTGCGGCAAGATCCGCGACGGCGAAATCTCCCCGACCGACCCGGCCCTGCTGGCCCACCTGAAGGCCTCGACCATCGACCAGGTCCGCATCGACCAGCCGCAGTACGCGGGCCTGAAGACGCTCGCGGGCTAG
- a CDS encoding phosphotransferase family protein, giving the protein MDDLQQALTPLAPQLDAGATTVVNLRRLSGGASQETWAFETDTGAPMILRRKPPSATGSGNAVPLATEAALIRAAAAKGAIVPRVLAESAPDSEIGEAYVMARLEGETLGKRITRDPPFETIRPGLAAQCGKALAAIHAVPTEGLPPLVTSSALTELEKYEAVYRGSGAERPIFEAAIRFLRDRAPSLETPVLVHGDFRNGNIMVHPEQGLVGVLDWELAHLGDPAEDMGWICTRSWRFGGTKPVGGFGDYADLLDAYHAAGGREISLERVLYWEMLGSLKWGCMCLTMYMAYASGADASVERAMIGRRASETEIDLVALLEQAA; this is encoded by the coding sequence ATGGATGATCTTCAACAGGCGCTCACGCCGCTCGCCCCGCAGCTCGACGCCGGCGCCACCACGGTGGTCAACCTGCGCCGCCTCTCCGGCGGGGCCAGCCAGGAAACCTGGGCCTTCGAGACCGACACCGGCGCGCCGATGATCCTGCGCCGCAAGCCGCCGAGCGCGACGGGCAGCGGCAATGCCGTACCCCTGGCGACCGAGGCCGCCCTGATCCGCGCCGCCGCCGCCAAGGGGGCGATCGTCCCCAGGGTGCTGGCCGAAAGCGCGCCGGACAGCGAGATCGGCGAGGCCTATGTGATGGCCAGGCTCGAGGGCGAGACGCTCGGCAAGCGCATCACCCGCGATCCGCCCTTCGAGACCATCCGGCCAGGCCTGGCGGCCCAGTGCGGCAAGGCGCTGGCCGCCATCCATGCCGTACCGACCGAAGGCCTGCCGCCGCTGGTCACCTCCAGCGCCCTCACCGAGCTGGAGAAGTACGAGGCCGTCTATCGCGGCTCCGGCGCCGAGCGCCCGATCTTCGAGGCCGCCATCCGTTTCCTGCGCGACCGCGCTCCATCACTGGAGACCCCCGTGCTGGTGCATGGCGACTTCCGGAACGGCAACATCATGGTCCACCCCGAGCAGGGCCTGGTGGGCGTGCTCGATTGGGAACTGGCCCATCTCGGCGATCCGGCCGAGGACATGGGCTGGATCTGCACCCGCAGCTGGCGTTTCGGCGGGACCAAGCCGGTCGGCGGCTTCGGCGACTATGCCGACCTGCTGGACGCCTATCACGCGGCCGGCGGCCGGGAGATCTCGCTCGAACGGGTCCTCTACTGGGAGATGCTGGGCTCGCTGAAGTGGGGCTGCATGTGCCTGACCATGTACATGGCCTATGCCAGCGGCGCCGACGCCTCGGTCGAGCGGGCGATGATCGGCCGCCGGGCCAGCGAAACCGAAATCGACCTCGTCGCCCTGCTGGAGCAAGCCGCATGA
- a CDS encoding MFS transporter, translated as MTQSLWRHSDFLKLWAAQAVSAFGARITREGLPMAAILTLDARPAQLGLLAALSMGPGVILGLFAGGWADRNYRRPILIGTDLLRVLLLLSIPIAAWMHWLTMPQLYLVAAAVGAASLMFAIADHAYLPSVIPRDQLMEGNAKLGVTESVAEIGGPALAGVLFNLLTAPFALLVNAATYLASAVLLLGIRKPEAAPEPVARAEHPFEDLVFGVSAIWGQPLVRPLLVMTVVQTLFMSFFAGLYLLFAIQTLGLSTALLGLVIAVGGIGALLGAIIAPLAVRWLGLGPAIIGLGLIAATSALLIPLAPVGMVGGAAVLIIGQLLGDGFGVASMIPAGTLRQSVFPPAQLGRTGAVFHVARGGMSVIGALVGGAAAQVFGIRETMWVAAIGMVVAALIPIFSPLRTLRELPD; from the coding sequence ATGACCCAGTCTCTCTGGCGCCATAGCGACTTCCTGAAACTGTGGGCGGCGCAAGCCGTCTCCGCCTTCGGCGCGCGGATCACCCGCGAAGGCCTGCCGATGGCCGCCATCCTCACCCTCGACGCCAGGCCGGCGCAGCTTGGCCTGCTGGCCGCCCTCAGCATGGGGCCGGGGGTGATCCTCGGCCTGTTCGCCGGCGGCTGGGCGGACCGTAACTATCGCCGACCGATCCTGATCGGGACGGATCTGCTGCGGGTCCTGCTGCTGCTCTCCATTCCCATCGCCGCCTGGATGCACTGGCTGACCATGCCGCAGCTTTATCTGGTCGCCGCGGCGGTCGGGGCGGCCAGCCTGATGTTCGCCATCGCCGACCATGCCTACCTGCCCAGCGTTATCCCGCGCGACCAGCTGATGGAGGGCAACGCCAAGCTGGGCGTTACCGAGTCGGTGGCCGAGATCGGCGGACCGGCCCTGGCCGGGGTGCTGTTCAACCTGCTGACCGCGCCCTTCGCCCTGCTGGTCAACGCCGCCACCTACCTGGCCTCGGCGGTCCTGCTGCTGGGCATCCGCAAGCCGGAGGCCGCGCCGGAGCCGGTCGCCAGGGCCGAACATCCGTTCGAGGACCTGGTGTTCGGCGTCTCGGCCATCTGGGGCCAGCCGCTGGTGCGGCCGCTGCTGGTCATGACGGTGGTGCAGACCCTGTTCATGTCCTTCTTCGCCGGGCTGTACCTGTTGTTCGCCATCCAGACCCTGGGCCTGTCGACCGCCCTACTGGGCCTGGTCATCGCGGTCGGCGGGATCGGCGCCCTGCTGGGGGCGATCATCGCGCCTCTTGCGGTGCGCTGGCTGGGCCTTGGGCCGGCGATCATCGGGCTGGGGCTGATCGCGGCGACATCGGCTCTGCTGATTCCGCTGGCTCCGGTCGGCATGGTCGGCGGGGCGGCGGTGCTGATCATCGGTCAACTCCTCGGCGATGGGTTCGGTGTCGCCTCGATGATCCCGGCCGGGACCCTTCGGCAGTCGGTGTTTCCGCCGGCCCAGCTGGGGCGGACGGGGGCGGTGTTCCATGTGGCGCGCGGCGGCATGTCGGTGATCGGCGCCCTGGTCGGCGGGGCGGCGGCCCAGGTCTTCGGCATCCGCGAGACGATGTGGGTGGCGGCCATCGGCATGGTGGTGGCTGCCCTGATCCCGATCTTCTCGCCCCTGCGGACGCTGCGCGAACTGCCGGACTAG